A region from the Salidesulfovibrio onnuriiensis genome encodes:
- a CDS encoding GNAT family N-acetyltransferase, producing the protein MLTNTYFLKSERMGFRCWGMEDLDLAVSLWGDPEVTRFIDARGELRKDLVRERLEQEILRHKESGVQYWPIFRLEDGEFVGCCGLRSHDRERAVLEIGFHIRRAHWGQGYATEAARAVIAYAFGSLGASALFAGHNPANTASARLLEKLGFVYTHDEFYPPTGLLHPSYLLQP; encoded by the coding sequence ATGCTGACGAACACATATTTCCTGAAATCAGAGCGGATGGGCTTTCGGTGCTGGGGCATGGAAGACCTGGATCTGGCCGTTTCCCTGTGGGGAGATCCCGAGGTCACGCGGTTCATCGATGCGCGTGGGGAGTTGCGCAAGGATCTGGTCAGGGAAAGGCTGGAACAGGAAATCCTGAGGCACAAGGAGTCTGGCGTGCAGTACTGGCCGATCTTTCGGCTGGAGGATGGCGAGTTCGTGGGCTGTTGCGGGCTGCGGTCCCATGACCGTGAGAGAGCCGTCCTCGAGATCGGATTTCATATCCGTCGCGCCCATTGGGGGCAGGGATACGCCACCGAGGCGGCGCGCGCCGTCATTGCCTATGCGTTCGGCTCCTTGGGAGCTTCGGCGCTCTTTGCCGGGCACAACCCCGCCAACACGGCTTCGGCCCGGCTGCTGGAAAAACTCGGCTTCGTTTATACCCACGACGAGTTCTACCCGCCCACCGGGCTGCTCCATCCATCCTATCTGCTGCAACCGTGA
- a CDS encoding DMT family transporter: MSKAIAMTKKHETEVLPTLAILGAVLLWGSSFPAMKAVLAYLEPWTVMWLRLIFGSLALLPMLGRVLPRKTTRANWKLLAPLALLQPCLYFLLESYALKYTTSAQAGIIAATLPIMVAVGARVFLAETTTLRAYAGLLLSVGGVAWLTLAGSPSANAPNPALGNLLEFGAMVCAAGYMLLVKRLSDTFGPWTLTAIQTFIGAVFFLPGLWPLVTNMPEGLGTVLPVVVYLGTFVTLGAFGLYNIGIARIPASRASAFINLVPVVAVAVAWVFLGETLSPTQMLAAALIFLGVWVTQKSGNRG; the protein is encoded by the coding sequence GTGTCCAAAGCAATAGCCATGACGAAAAAACACGAGACCGAGGTCCTGCCCACCCTGGCCATACTGGGGGCCGTGCTGCTCTGGGGCAGCTCGTTCCCGGCCATGAAGGCGGTCCTGGCCTACCTGGAGCCATGGACGGTCATGTGGCTGCGCCTGATCTTCGGCAGCCTGGCCCTGCTGCCGATGCTCGGCCGGGTGCTGCCCCGGAAAACCACCAGGGCGAACTGGAAGCTGCTGGCCCCCCTGGCGCTTCTGCAGCCCTGCCTCTATTTCCTGCTGGAGTCCTACGCCCTCAAGTACACCACCTCGGCCCAGGCGGGCATCATCGCCGCCACCCTGCCCATCATGGTGGCCGTGGGCGCGCGCGTCTTCCTGGCAGAAACCACCACCCTGCGTGCCTATGCCGGGTTGTTGTTGTCTGTTGGAGGCGTGGCCTGGCTGACCCTGGCGGGGTCGCCTTCGGCGAACGCCCCCAACCCGGCCCTGGGCAATCTCCTGGAGTTCGGGGCCATGGTCTGCGCGGCCGGATACATGCTGCTGGTCAAGCGCCTCAGCGACACATTCGGTCCCTGGACGCTCACGGCCATCCAGACCTTCATCGGCGCGGTCTTCTTCCTGCCCGGGCTCTGGCCGCTGGTCACGAACATGCCCGAAGGATTGGGAACCGTCCTGCCCGTGGTCGTCTACCTGGGGACCTTCGTGACCCTCGGGGCCTTCGGCCTCTACAACATCGGAATCGCACGCATCCCGGCCAGCCGGGCCTCCGCGTTCATCAACCTCGTGCCCGTGGTGGCCGTGGCCGTGGCCTGGGTCTTTCTCGGCGAAACCCTCTCGCCCACGCAGATGCTCGCCGCGGCCCTCATCTTTCTCGGTGTCTGGGTGACGCAGAAAAGCGGAAACAGGGGCTGA
- a CDS encoding DedA family protein translates to MTSLADIVSTYGYLAVVIGTMLEGEIVLVVAGFLAHQGYLNIDGVMLCAFFGSLTGDQCFFLLGRGKGAEFLSRRPHWQARTQRIRTMLHEHKRKVMLGFRFMYGLRSVVPLVLGASGFPLRMFIAYNAIGAALWAVVVGYGGYFFGYALEAFFDDISKYEHWVIGALVVGGMGLWLYHRFREKKRNRTA, encoded by the coding sequence ATGACCTCTCTGGCCGACATAGTTTCCACCTACGGGTACCTGGCCGTGGTGATCGGTACCATGCTCGAGGGTGAGATCGTGCTGGTGGTGGCCGGTTTCCTGGCTCACCAGGGCTACCTGAACATCGACGGGGTCATGCTCTGCGCCTTTTTCGGCAGCCTGACCGGCGACCAGTGTTTTTTCCTGCTGGGCCGGGGCAAGGGCGCGGAATTCCTGTCCAGGCGGCCCCATTGGCAGGCGCGCACCCAGCGCATCCGCACCATGCTCCATGAGCACAAGCGCAAGGTCATGCTCGGTTTCCGGTTCATGTACGGGCTGCGCAGCGTGGTTCCCTTGGTGCTCGGGGCCAGCGGCTTCCCGCTCAGGATGTTCATTGCCTACAATGCCATCGGGGCGGCCCTCTGGGCCGTGGTGGTCGGCTATGGCGGGTATTTCTTCGGCTATGCCCTGGAGGCCTTCTTCGATGACATCTCCAAATACGAACACTGGGTCATCGGAGCACTCGTCGTGGGCGGCATGGGCCTGTGGCTTTATCATCGGTTTCGGGAAAAGAAACGAAATCGAACAGCATAA
- a CDS encoding AraC family transcriptional regulator gives MRSKERVRYWRDPDVDALEIRLSADSTHSFPHHTHDCYTIGVMERGRCLALGPGHGSVTITQGEMCLFNPGQVHAGILMDRDSRITYRMYFVDNAWLRSMAADLRDGNDGLPEFRDIIVHTPHLSRRLMLLNRAVHSGLDRLAKESAMLEAMSGLFFAHGGIRRPDTGSEPWAVHQAKEFLGENLAEKVTLDRLASVTGLSRYHFLRVFKKATGLPPHRYHLQCRVERAKGMLLSGMSIAEAALESGFTDQSHFTHRFKQFTGATPAQYIS, from the coding sequence CTACTGGCGCGACCCTGACGTGGACGCGCTGGAAATCCGCCTGTCCGCCGACAGCACCCACTCCTTTCCGCACCATACGCACGACTGCTACACCATCGGCGTCATGGAGCGGGGGCGGTGCCTGGCGCTCGGGCCGGGGCACGGCAGCGTGACCATCACCCAGGGCGAAATGTGCCTGTTCAACCCCGGGCAGGTGCACGCGGGAATCCTCATGGACCGGGACTCGCGGATCACCTACCGCATGTATTTCGTGGACAACGCCTGGCTGCGCTCCATGGCTGCGGACCTGCGCGACGGCAACGACGGGCTGCCCGAATTCCGGGACATCATCGTGCACACGCCCCACCTCTCGCGGCGGCTCATGCTCCTCAACCGGGCCGTGCATTCGGGGCTGGACCGGCTGGCCAAGGAATCGGCCATGCTCGAAGCCATGTCCGGGCTGTTTTTCGCCCACGGCGGCATCCGTCGGCCCGACACGGGCTCCGAGCCCTGGGCCGTGCATCAGGCCAAGGAATTCCTGGGTGAAAACCTGGCCGAGAAGGTCACCCTGGACAGGCTGGCGTCCGTGACCGGCCTGAGCCGCTACCATTTCCTGCGCGTGTTCAAGAAGGCCACGGGTCTACCGCCCCACCGCTATCACCTGCAGTGCCGCGTGGAGCGGGCCAAGGGCATGCTGCTTTCGGGCATGTCCATCGCCGAGGCCGCCCTGGAAAGCGGATTCACGGACCAGAGCCACTTCACCCATCGATTCAAGCAATTCACGGGGGCGACCCCGGCGCAGTACATTTCTTAA